One genomic segment of Drosophila melanogaster chromosome 3R includes these proteins:
- the CG2187 gene encoding uncharacterized protein, isoform A, translating to MSTTTTTTTTMASAVSSASQDLRFGLTDYFVFVIMLGASAGIGVYFGFFSKSKNTTEEYLRGGKKMQTLPIAISLVASQLSGIAIMSIPAESYTYGFNYIFVVLAMLVVIPILIYIIVPVFYENNVSNCYEYLEMRFNKRTRQLVTFFFVTNSFLMLPVYMFIPSLAFAQVTGMNIHLINVMVSSICIFYTMLGGIKAVVWTDVVQGAIMLLSVVAVGVLGTIRSGGMFTVMERASDGGRFNFDFGLDPRIRMTFWGATMGGIFMWTGHIGLNQSCVQRIVSLPSYSHAKKSLIVSGLGFLIISFFNTISGIIMFARYYGCDPMLAGLVSKPDKMMPFFVQDIMGHLAGMPGVFISCVFSAALSSLSATLNSLAGVVYFDYIKPRIRHTEARANWAMKLIVVVMGGYCILGGFMVQNFNSILQTVVTITGINTGAVVGVFLLGMFVPRCNAKTAVTSIIVSVVAMVWIIANGQMNFKSGLIKYEVLPNSLDQCEARGLYMIAEAINKTDFTPVTMKPPSGAPVTTAFHSDRDFSLYDISFYWYKVLGSALVFLCAIPLSYIWRPDENEKQNPKLYSPFVRKFLSLPVTDQDLEEVPLRGSKVAATPDLRIEPTEKEKQTVTEP from the exons AtgtccaccaccaccaccaccaccaccaccatggCCAGTGCTGTATCCAGCGCTTCGCAGGACCTGCGGTTTGGACTCACGGACTACTTCGTCTTTGTCATTATGCTGGGCGCTTCTGCGGGCATTGGGGTGTACTTCGGATTCTTCTCCAAGTCCAAGAACACTACGGAGGAGTATCTGCGCGGCGGGAAGAAGATGCAGACCCTGCCCATAGCGATATCTCTGGTAGCCAG CCAGCTGTCCGGCATCGCCATCATGTCCATTCCAGCGGAAAGTTACACCTATGGATTCAACTATATATTCGTGGTCCTAGCCATGCTGGTTGTGATTCCTATCTTAATCTACATAATTGTTCCTGTATTCTATGAAAATAATGTGTCTAATTGTTATGAG TACCTCGAGATGAGATTCAATAAGCGAACGCGGCAGTTGGTGACCTTCTTTTTCGTGACAAATTCGTTCCTGATGTTACCCGTCTATATGTTTATTCCATCGCTCGCTTTTGCCCAGG TTACTGGCATGAACATCCACTTGATCAACGTAATGGTGTCCTCCATCTGCATCTTCTACACGATGTTGGGTGGGATCAAGGCGGTGGTCTGGACCGACGTGGTGCAGGGTGCCATTATGCTACTCTCTGTGGTTGCTGTCGGAGTTCTGGGCACAATCCGATCGGGAGGCATGTTCACTGTTATGGAACGCGCCTCGGACGGCGGACGATTCAACTTTGA CTTTGGCTTGGATCCTCGTATACGGATGACGTTCTGGGGTGCCACCATGGGAGGGATCTTCATGTGGACGGGTCACATTGGCCTAAATCAGAGCTGTGTGCAGCGCATCGTCTCCCTGCCTTCGTACTCTCATGCTAAGAA ATCATTGATCGTTTCTGGCCTAGGATTTCTAATTATAAGTTTCTTCAACACTATCTCTGGAATCATTATGTTTGCCCGCTACTATGGATGCGATCCAATGCTAGCTGGT CTGGTTAGCAAGCCGGACAAGATGATGCCCTTCTTTGTGCAGGACATCATGGGACACCTGGCCGGAATGCCTGGCGTCTTCATCTCCTGTGTGTTCAGTGCTGCCCTCAGCTCGCTTTCTGCCACACTCAACTCCCTGGCCGGAGTGGTTTACTTCGACTACATAAAGCCTCGAATTCGGCACACAGAGGCCAGAGCCAACTGGGCCATGAAACTGATCGTGGTTGTAATGGGGGGGTATTGCATCCTGGGCGGCTTCATGGTGCAGAACTTCAACTCGATCCTGCAAACGGTTGTCACCATTACGGGCATAAATACGGGCGCAGTGGTGGGTGTGTTCCTCTTGGGAATGTTTGTGCCGCGCTGCAATGCCAAAACGGCTGTCACAAGCATTATCGTCAGCGTGGTCGCCATGGTGTGGATTATCGCCAATGGCCAGATGAACTTCAAGTCCGGACTGATTAAGTACGAGGTGCTGCCTAACTCACTGGATCAGTGTGAGGCCAGAGGTCTTTACATGATTGCGGAGGCTAT CAACAAGACTGACTTCACTCCTGTCACGATGAAACCTCCTTCTGGCGCACCAGTGACCACCGCCTTCCATAGCGATCGGGATTTTTCTCTATACGACATCTCGTTCTATTGGTACAAGGTTCTGGGCAGCGCTCTGGTCTTTCTATGTGCGATCCCATTGAGCTATATCTGGCGACCCGACGAGAACGAGAAACAGAATCCAAAGTTGTACTCGCCCTTCGTGCGGAAGTTCCTCTCCCTGCCTGTTACGGATCAGGATCTTGAGGAGGTGCCACTTCGAGGATCCAAGGTCGCTGCGACTCCCGACCTCCGCATAGAACCtaccgaaaaagaaaaacaaactgtCACCGAGCCCTGA
- the Smvt gene encoding Sodium-dependent multivitamin transporter: MSSLLNATVLATAATVVPDSQFVFNATDYGVFALVLSISAAIGVYFGFFAKGEDTTEEYLMGGKRMKTIPIAISLVASQLSAISIMTIPAEMYAYGINWVFNVVCMVLVVPLLNYLVIPVFYNNNITNCYEYLEMRFCRKVRVLQTFIFILTMFFMLPIFIFLPSLAFAQVTGFNVHLINTVVCSICVFYTMFGGIKAVVWTDVIQAAIMVASVVLVGVLGAHRVGGFFEVLRIAGEGGRLDINYNFDLTTRSTIWNIFTSATMMWTGYVGLNQSCVQRIVSLPSLGHARRSLVLFGFGFILIMFFNCFTGIVIYSRFHDCDPIQSGHVSKVDKMVPYFVQDTVGNLWGMPGVFISCVFSAALSTLSASINSLGGVVYFDYIKPHIRHTEHRANVIMKLFVFFTGIYCILGGMVIENFNSILQVIYSIGGMSFGSTCGVFMLGMLVPKSHGRAALVGVLASIACMATIVILSWGRNHYDTLPTSTSACPASLNGTIKDISTASPLFLGSTTEAPVGEKEFSILDLSFNWYTVTGFVITWLIGIPLSYILKSGPDYKPNPKLLSPVVQPFVHYKLTPSDEPHQLNLEKPEKV, from the exons ATGTCGTCCCTTTTGAACGCTACCGTCCTGGCAACCGCTGCCACCGTGGTTCCCGACTCACAGTTCGTTTTCAACGCCACGGATTACGGCGTATTCGCCCTGGTGCTGAGCATCTCTGCCGCTATTGGAGTTTATTTCGGTTTCTTTGCCAAGGGCGAGGACACCACGGAGGAGTACCTGATGGGCGGCAAGCGGATGAAAACGATTCCCATCGCCATTTCGCTGGTGGCCAGTCAACTGTCGGCGATCTCCATAATGACCATTCCGGCGGAAATGTACGCCTACGGAATCAACTGGGTTTTCAACGTGGTTTGCATGGTGCTTGTGGTGCCGCTTCTTAATTACTTGGTGATCCCGGTTTTCTACAACAATAATATCACAAACTGCTATGAG TACTTGGAGATGCGCTTTTGCCGGAAGGTGCGAGTGCTGCAGACCTTCATCTTCATATTGACGATGTTTTTCATGCTCCCGATCTTTATCTTCCTGCCTTCCCTGGCCTTTGCACAGG TGACCGGATTTAATGTGCACCTAATCAACACCGTTGTGTGCAGCATCTGCGTCTTCTACACCATGTTCGGAGGTATCAAGGCTGTGGTGTGGACCGATGTTATCCAGGCAGCCATTATGGTTGCATCCGTGGTCCTAGTGGGCGTTTTGGGCGCCCACCGAGTGGGAGGCTTCTTTGAAGTGCTGCGCATTGCCGGGGAAGGTGGACGCCTGGATATCAACTACAACTTCGACCTGACCACGCGCTCTACCATATGGAACATTTTCACATCGGCGACTATGATGTGGACGGGATACGTGGGTCTGAACCAGAGCTGCGTGCAGCGAATCGTGTCCCTGCCTTCACTGGGTCACGCCAGAAGATCGCTGGTGCTCTTTGGCTTCGGGTTTATCCTGATCATGTTCTTCAACTGCTTCACAGGCATTGTGATTTACTCCCGCTTCCACGACTGCGATCCCATCCAGTCTGGTCATGTCTCTAAGGTGGACAAGATGGTTCCGTACTTCGTGCAAGATACCGTAGGTAACTTGTGGGGCATGCCAGGTGTATTTATTTCCTGCGTGTTCAGTGCTGCCCTTAGCACGCTTTCCGCCAGCATCAATTCCCTGGGAGGAGTTGTCTACTTCGACTACATCAAGCCACACATTCGACACACGGAGCACCGGGCCAACGTGATTATGAAACTGTTCGTTTTCTTTACCGGAATCTACTGCATCTTGGGTGGGATGGTTATTGAGAACTTCAACTCCATTCTGCAAGTGATCTATTCTATTGGAGGCATGAGCTTTGGCTCGACGTGTGGCGTTTTTATGCTGGGAATGCTGGTTCCAAAATCCCATGGCAGG GCCGCTTTAGTTGGAGTTCTCGCTAGCATTGCCTGTATGGCCACCATTGTGATTTTGAGCTGGGGCCGCAATCACTATGACACTCTGCCCACGAGCACATCCGCTTGTCCAGCTTCCCTGAACGGAACCATAAAGGACATCAGCACAGCTTCACCTCTGTTCCTTGGTTCCACCACAGAAGCCCCTGTGGGGGAGAAGGAATTCAGCATCCTGGACCTCTCCTTTAACTGGTACACGGTCACAGGCTTCGTCATCACCTGGCTGATAGGTATTCCGCTGAGTTACATCCTGAAGTCTGGGCCTGATTACAAACCGAACCCGAAGCTCCTGTCTCCGGTGGTGCAGCCGTTCGTCCATTACAAGCTGACGCCGTCGGATGAACCCCACCAGTTGAACCTAGAGAAACCCGAAAAGGTCTGA